In one Bacillota bacterium genomic region, the following are encoded:
- the dusB gene encoding tRNA dihydrouridine synthase DusB, giving the protein MQIGSVMIANRVFAAPMAGVTDKAFRILAREAGCGLVYTEMVSDQALLHHNQRTLDILDISGEAQPIAVQIFGSDPDKMAAAARLVVKAGASIVDINMGCPTPKIVRNGEGAALMRDLPRATEIISRVVQVVPVPVTVKMRKGWDDTEVNAVELAIRAEKAGAAAVAVHGRTRAQLYSGKADWGIIREVKQAVKVPVIGNGDIWRPEDALRMMAETNCDAVMIGRGALGNPWLFSRTIALVEQGLLLPEPSPAEKIKMAIRHLNLTINLKGEHVGVREMRKHLAWYLKGLRGAARIREVINHLENPQAVVEVLDEFAAQLN; this is encoded by the coding sequence GTGCAAATCGGTAGCGTGATGATCGCCAACCGCGTGTTTGCGGCACCAATGGCCGGTGTCACAGACAAAGCTTTCAGGATACTGGCCAGGGAGGCCGGGTGCGGCCTGGTCTACACGGAGATGGTCAGTGATCAAGCGCTCTTACACCACAACCAGCGGACGTTGGATATTCTGGACATCTCGGGTGAAGCTCAGCCAATCGCGGTCCAAATTTTTGGCTCAGACCCGGACAAAATGGCGGCAGCCGCCAGGTTAGTGGTTAAAGCCGGGGCGAGTATTGTGGACATCAACATGGGTTGCCCAACACCGAAAATTGTCCGCAACGGAGAGGGAGCGGCTTTAATGCGTGACCTTCCTCGGGCCACGGAGATTATTTCCCGGGTGGTCCAGGTAGTGCCAGTGCCAGTAACGGTTAAAATGCGTAAAGGCTGGGATGATACTGAGGTTAATGCGGTTGAATTAGCTATCCGGGCTGAAAAAGCCGGGGCGGCGGCGGTGGCTGTTCATGGTCGGACTCGAGCCCAGTTGTACAGCGGAAAAGCGGACTGGGGGATTATTCGCGAGGTCAAACAGGCGGTTAAGGTGCCAGTTATTGGTAACGGTGATATTTGGCGGCCGGAAGACGCCTTACGAATGATGGCGGAAACCAACTGTGACGCGGTTATGATTGGCCGGGGTGCTCTGGGCAACCCCTGGCTGTTTAGCCGAACTATTGCTTTGGTCGAACAGGGTTTATTGCTCCCCGAGCCATCTCCCGCTGAAAAGATTAAGATGGCAATTCGCCATTTGAACTTGACCATCAACCTCAAGGGGGAGCATGTTGGGGTGCGGGAAATGCGCAAACATCTGGCCTGGTATCTTAAGGGTTTACGTGGAGCGGCTAGAATACGTGAAGTAATCAACCATTTAGAAAACCCCCAGGCAGTGGTAGA
- a CDS encoding type III pantothenate kinase: MILVFDVGNSNIVMGVYDEDKLLTHWRISTDRQKTADEYAMLIKNLFDYHGLQMKEIKALVISSVVPPLMAPLVDMSQRYFGVEPLVVGPGIKTGISLRYENPREIGADRVVNAIAAYEKYGGPVIVVDFGTATTFCAIARNGDYLGGAIAPGIGISTEALFQRAAKLPRIELIKPKSVIGRNTVASMQAGIIYGFIGQVDGIVERMKAELGGDAFVVATGGLAELIAQDSHTIDKVDPLLTLEGLRLIYERNNP; the protein is encoded by the coding sequence ATGATTCTGGTGTTCGACGTCGGAAACAGTAACATTGTGATGGGTGTGTACGACGAGGACAAACTGTTAACGCACTGGCGAATCTCGACTGACCGGCAGAAAACAGCTGATGAATACGCGATGCTGATTAAAAACCTGTTCGACTACCACGGGCTGCAGATGAAAGAGATTAAAGCCCTGGTTATTTCCTCTGTAGTCCCCCCTTTGATGGCGCCATTAGTTGATATGTCCCAACGATACTTTGGGGTAGAGCCTCTGGTGGTTGGCCCAGGCATCAAAACAGGTATTTCTTTACGCTACGAAAATCCCCGGGAGATTGGAGCGGACCGTGTAGTTAACGCGATTGCCGCCTACGAGAAATATGGTGGGCCGGTGATCGTAGTTGATTTTGGGACGGCGACCACTTTTTGTGCGATTGCCAGGAATGGCGACTACCTGGGCGGTGCAATTGCCCCGGGGATTGGTATTTCCACGGAAGCCTTGTTCCAGCGGGCGGCCAAGCTGCCGAGAATTGAGCTGATTAAGCCCAAGTCCGTGATAGGGCGAAACACGGTGGCCTCGATGCAGGCAGGGATTATTTATGGCTTCATCGGTCAAGTTGATGGCATCGTGGAAAGAATGAAAGCCGAGTTAGGTGGTGATGCTTTTGTGGTAGCTACCGGCGGACTAGCCGAATTAATTGCTCAGGATTCACACACCATTGATAAGGTTGATCCCTTGCTAACCCTGGAGGGTCTGCGGTTAATATACGAGCGCAATAACCCCTGA